A genomic window from Mesorhizobium sp. 131-2-1 includes:
- the bioB gene encoding biotin synthase BioB, translating into MEVHAATLEKTLPEAQSFDGGRIWTLEEAQALHDAPFNDLLFQAQTVHRQNFDPNKVQLSRLLSIRTGGCPEDCGYCSQSAHHESGLKASKLMEVRRVIAEATKARDAGATRYCMGAAWRNPKARDMDAVVAMVEGVKALGMETCMTLGMLDLGQAQRLKEAGLDYYNHNIDTSERYYSEIISTRTFADRLDTLANVRDSGIKVCCGGIVGMGEEPVDRIDMLVTLANLPEHPESVPINMLIPIEGTPLADARPIEPIEFVRVIALARIMMPKSHVRLSAGRTAMTDEMQALCFFAGANSIFVGDTLLTAGNPGEDKDSLLFRRLGIEPMELEAQ; encoded by the coding sequence ATGGAAGTGCACGCAGCGACCTTGGAGAAGACCCTGCCTGAAGCTCAGTCCTTCGACGGCGGCCGGATATGGACCTTGGAAGAGGCGCAAGCGCTCCACGACGCTCCCTTCAACGACCTCTTGTTCCAGGCACAGACCGTTCACCGCCAGAATTTCGACCCCAACAAGGTCCAGCTCAGCCGGCTTCTCAGCATCAGGACGGGCGGCTGCCCGGAGGATTGCGGCTATTGCAGCCAGTCGGCGCACCACGAGAGCGGGTTGAAGGCGTCGAAGCTGATGGAGGTCAGACGGGTCATCGCCGAGGCGACCAAGGCGCGTGACGCCGGCGCCACCCGCTATTGCATGGGTGCTGCCTGGCGAAATCCCAAGGCGCGCGACATGGACGCGGTCGTGGCGATGGTCGAAGGCGTCAAGGCGCTGGGCATGGAGACCTGCATGACGCTCGGCATGCTCGACCTCGGCCAGGCGCAGCGGCTGAAAGAGGCCGGCCTCGACTACTACAACCACAACATCGACACGTCTGAGCGCTACTACTCAGAGATCATCTCGACCCGGACGTTTGCCGACCGCCTGGATACGCTGGCCAATGTCCGCGACAGCGGCATCAAGGTCTGCTGCGGCGGCATTGTCGGCATGGGCGAAGAGCCGGTGGACCGAATCGACATGCTGGTGACGCTGGCCAACCTGCCGGAGCATCCGGAAAGCGTTCCGATCAACATGCTGATCCCGATCGAGGGCACCCCGCTTGCCGACGCCAGGCCGATCGAGCCGATCGAATTCGTGCGCGTGATCGCGCTGGCGCGCATCATGATGCCGAAATCGCATGTGCGTCTGTCCGCCGGCCGCACCGCCATGACCGACGAGATGCAGGCGCTATGCTTCTTTGCCGGCGCCAACTCGATCTTCGTCGGCGACACGCTGCTGACCGCGGGCAATCCCGGCGAGGACAAGGATAGCCTTCTATTCCGCCGTCTCGGCATCGAGCCGATGGAACTCGAGGCGCAATGA
- the nadC gene encoding carboxylating nicotinate-nucleotide diphosphorylase — protein sequence MNLPRLPAIMLEPLVRAALLEDLGRAGDLTTDAIVAKERHATTVLAARQQGIVAGLDLAMLAFKLIDPSVEMTVERADGSEVAQGETIASVSGSARAILTAERTALNFLCHLSGIATATSSIVNAVHGHKAKIVCTRKTTPGLRAVEKYAVRAGGGANHRFGLDDAILIKDNHIAIAGGIRPAMERARMSVGHLVKVEIEVDTLAQLEEALALAPDAVLLDNMSLDELRQAVALVAGRAITEASGRISATTAPAVAATGVDLISIGWLTHSAPILDIGLDYRQL from the coding sequence ATGAACCTCCCGCGCCTTCCCGCAATCATGCTCGAGCCTCTGGTCCGGGCAGCTCTGCTCGAAGACCTTGGCAGAGCCGGCGATTTGACCACGGACGCCATCGTGGCGAAGGAACGCCATGCGACGACCGTGCTTGCGGCGCGCCAGCAAGGCATCGTCGCCGGTCTCGATCTGGCGATGCTTGCCTTCAAGCTGATCGATCCGAGTGTCGAGATGACGGTGGAGCGCGCGGACGGCAGCGAAGTCGCGCAGGGCGAGACCATCGCCTCGGTGAGCGGCTCTGCCCGTGCCATTCTCACGGCGGAACGGACAGCGCTCAATTTCCTGTGCCATCTGAGCGGCATCGCCACGGCGACATCATCGATCGTCAATGCGGTCCACGGGCACAAGGCGAAAATCGTCTGCACTCGCAAGACGACACCGGGCTTGCGGGCAGTCGAAAAATACGCGGTGCGCGCCGGCGGCGGCGCCAATCACCGCTTCGGCCTCGATGATGCCATCCTGATCAAGGACAACCACATCGCCATCGCCGGCGGTATCCGCCCGGCAATGGAGCGGGCGCGGATGAGCGTCGGCCATCTCGTCAAGGTCGAAATCGAGGTCGATACGCTGGCCCAGTTGGAAGAGGCCCTGGCGCTTGCCCCTGACGCGGTGCTGCTCGACAATATGTCGCTTGACGAATTGCGCCAGGCAGTAGCACTGGTTGCCGGCCGGGCGATCACCGAGGCGTCAGGCAGGATTTCCGCCACGACGGCGCCGGCCGTCGCCGCGACCGGTGTCGACCTGATTTCCATCGGCTGGTTGACTCACAGCGCCCCGATCCTCGATATCGGCCTCGATTACCGTCAGCTTTGA
- a CDS encoding L-aspartate oxidase, with protein MSMDVHHLAGRPVIIGGGIAGLMTALHLAPEPVLLLSRSPLGADASSTWAQGGLAASLGGDDDPELHLADTLAAGDGLCNRDMASLILNAAPGAIERLAGFGVRFDRMPDGTLRLGLEAAHSRRRIVHADGDGSGREVMRALVAAVRSTPTIEVVEGNEARRLAVDDGRIAGVLASSPTGPVFFATGRIILATGGIGGLFLDSTNPLGSCGQGLTLAARAGATLADLEFIQFHPTALDGSERPMTLISEAVRGEGATLVDETGRRFLDGVQGAELAPRDVLARAVWNHLANGHRVFLDVWERPGPAFARQFPTIASACSKAGIDPAHDLIPVRPAQHYHMGGVAVDGLGRTSVAGLWACGEVASTGLHGANRLASNSLTEAVVCARWVAESVAGTPPRRTKQAIASDCPPLDPAAVRPLLSRALGVVRDGEGLVAAARALLPLAERNGAASDPAAVGLMIAVAASRRRESRGAHYRMDFPYHATVARRSEITLEAALAAARELEPVLEGVP; from the coding sequence ATGAGCATGGACGTCCACCATCTCGCCGGCCGGCCGGTGATCATCGGCGGCGGCATAGCCGGGCTGATGACCGCGTTGCATCTGGCGCCCGAGCCGGTGCTTCTCCTGTCGAGGTCGCCACTGGGTGCTGACGCCTCCAGCACATGGGCACAGGGCGGCCTCGCCGCAAGCCTCGGCGGAGACGACGATCCGGAACTGCACCTTGCCGACACGCTCGCCGCCGGCGACGGGCTTTGCAACAGGGACATGGCGAGCCTCATCCTCAACGCCGCGCCCGGGGCGATCGAGCGGCTTGCGGGTTTCGGCGTCCGCTTCGACCGCATGCCGGACGGGACCTTGCGCCTTGGGCTGGAGGCCGCGCACAGCCGGCGTCGCATCGTCCACGCCGATGGCGACGGCAGCGGGCGCGAGGTCATGCGCGCCCTGGTCGCGGCGGTACGCTCGACGCCGACAATAGAGGTGGTCGAGGGCAACGAAGCCCGCCGATTGGCGGTGGACGATGGCAGGATCGCCGGCGTTCTGGCGAGCAGCCCGACAGGACCAGTGTTCTTTGCCACGGGACGGATCATCCTCGCCACCGGCGGGATCGGCGGCCTGTTCCTCGACAGCACCAATCCCCTGGGCAGCTGCGGCCAGGGCCTGACACTCGCGGCGCGTGCCGGTGCTACTCTTGCCGATCTGGAATTCATCCAGTTCCATCCGACCGCGCTGGATGGGTCGGAACGTCCGATGACGCTGATCAGCGAGGCTGTTCGCGGCGAAGGCGCAACATTGGTCGACGAGACAGGGCGCCGGTTCCTCGATGGCGTGCAAGGGGCGGAACTTGCGCCGCGCGACGTGTTGGCGCGCGCCGTTTGGAACCATCTTGCCAACGGCCACCGCGTCTTTCTCGATGTATGGGAAAGGCCCGGCCCGGCATTCGCGCGGCAGTTCCCGACGATCGCGTCGGCCTGCAGCAAGGCCGGTATCGATCCGGCGCACGACCTCATTCCCGTTCGCCCCGCCCAGCACTACCACATGGGTGGTGTCGCCGTGGACGGCTTGGGCCGCACGTCCGTTGCGGGGCTCTGGGCTTGCGGCGAAGTCGCCTCGACCGGGCTGCACGGCGCCAACAGGCTCGCCAGCAACTCCCTGACCGAGGCCGTCGTCTGCGCGCGATGGGTGGCAGAAAGTGTGGCGGGAACCCCTCCCCGCCGAACAAAGCAGGCGATCGCAAGCGACTGCCCGCCACTCGATCCGGCAGCGGTGCGTCCGCTCCTTTCGCGTGCGCTCGGCGTCGTGCGCGACGGTGAAGGCTTGGTAGCAGCCGCCCGGGCCTTGTTGCCGCTCGCCGAGCGCAACGGCGCGGCATCGGATCCGGCGGCCGTCGGGTTGATGATCGCCGTTGCCGCGTCGCGGCGGCGGGAAAGCCGTGGCGCCCACTACCGTATGGACTTTCCCTATCACGCGACTGTTGCCCGGCGCTCCGAAATCACCCTCGAAGCTGCGCTGGCGGCAGCGCGGGAACTCGAACCCGTGCTGGAAGGCGTCCCATGA
- the nadA gene encoding quinolinate synthase NadA, producing MPVSLSTAASLYDRVRRVIPPIEWPAFTDDIDAILTLKRQRNAVILAHNYQTPEIFHCVADIVGDSLALARKAMSTEADVIVLAGVHFMAETAKLLNPDKTVLIPDLRAGCSLADSITAEDIRLLRQRYPGVPVVTYVNTSAEVKAESDICCTSGNAKAVVESLGVPRVIMLPDEYLAQNIAAQTDVKIIAWKGHCEVHERFTPADIRELRESHPGVTVLAHPECPPEVVAEADFSGSTAAMSEYVGRQKPPRVVLMTECSMSDNVAVEHPEVEFIRPCNLCPHMKRITLANIRAALEQNRHAVTIAPEIAGRARLAVERMLAV from the coding sequence ATGCCCGTTTCGCTTTCGACCGCCGCGTCCCTCTACGACCGCGTGCGGCGGGTCATCCCGCCGATCGAATGGCCAGCTTTCACTGATGACATCGACGCCATCCTGACGCTGAAGCGGCAGCGAAACGCGGTCATCCTGGCGCACAACTATCAGACGCCGGAGATCTTCCATTGCGTCGCCGATATCGTCGGCGACAGCCTGGCGCTTGCCCGCAAGGCGATGTCGACTGAGGCGGACGTCATTGTGCTGGCCGGCGTGCATTTCATGGCCGAGACGGCGAAGCTGCTCAACCCTGACAAGACCGTGCTCATTCCCGACCTGCGCGCAGGCTGTTCACTGGCGGACTCCATTACCGCCGAGGACATTCGGCTGCTGCGGCAACGCTACCCGGGCGTGCCGGTCGTCACCTACGTCAACACATCGGCCGAAGTGAAAGCCGAGTCCGACATCTGCTGCACCTCCGGCAATGCCAAGGCCGTCGTCGAGTCCCTCGGCGTTCCCCGTGTGATCATGCTGCCGGACGAGTATCTGGCCCAGAACATCGCCGCCCAGACCGACGTGAAGATCATCGCCTGGAAAGGGCATTGCGAGGTGCATGAGCGTTTTACGCCTGCCGACATCCGCGAACTGCGCGAAAGCCATCCTGGCGTGACGGTGCTGGCGCATCCCGAATGCCCGCCGGAAGTCGTCGCGGAAGCTGACTTCTCCGGTTCGACTGCCGCCATGTCGGAGTATGTCGGAAGACAAAAACCGCCCCGCGTCGTACTGATGACCGAGTGCTCGATGAGCGACAACGTCGCGGTCGAGCATCCCGAGGTCGAGTTCATCCGGCCCTGCAATTTGTGCCCGCATATGAAGCGGATAACGCTCGCCAACATCCGTGCGGCGCTCGAGCAGAACCGCCATGCGGTGACCATCGCACCTGAAATTGCCGGGCGCGCGCGGCTGGCCGTCGAGCGGATGCTTGCCGTATGA
- a CDS encoding NUDIX hydrolase: MQDQASADGTERSSDRGHGATVDLIAVVVAVTDQGPSVLTVGQANALPSGPFELGHRSLQFGLRAWVERQTGHQLGYIEQLYTFADRDRIGEQRQQRVISISYLALARTEHAAGSSKRAWRSWYDYFPWEDHRAGIPSLVADVLQPPLLAWADGAGQDYVRRERRQRAAIAFGFDGRDWNEELVLQRYELLYEAALVEEALRGPSRITASPLPGISMTADHRRILATGIARLRSKIKYRPVVFELLPPVFTLLQLQRTVEALSGRLVHKPNFRRLIEQQELVEETGATTADTVGRPAKLFRFRHAVLDERVVAGTKLPLSRA; the protein is encoded by the coding sequence ATGCAGGACCAAGCTTCGGCCGACGGAACAGAACGATCTTCGGACAGAGGCCATGGCGCTACCGTGGATCTTATCGCGGTGGTTGTGGCGGTGACGGACCAGGGACCGAGCGTCCTTACCGTCGGCCAAGCCAATGCCCTGCCGTCAGGGCCGTTCGAGCTCGGCCATCGCTCGCTCCAATTCGGCCTGAGGGCATGGGTGGAACGCCAGACCGGCCACCAGCTCGGCTATATCGAGCAGCTCTACACATTCGCTGACAGAGACCGGATCGGCGAGCAGCGTCAACAGCGCGTGATCTCGATCAGCTACCTTGCCCTGGCGCGCACAGAGCACGCAGCCGGCTCCAGCAAGCGCGCATGGCGGAGCTGGTACGACTATTTCCCCTGGGAAGATCACCGTGCCGGAATCCCGTCGCTGGTCGCCGACGTTCTACAGCCACCGCTGCTGGCTTGGGCGGACGGCGCTGGCCAGGACTATGTGAGGCGCGAGCGCCGGCAGCGGGCTGCGATCGCCTTTGGCTTTGACGGCCGCGACTGGAACGAGGAACTCGTTCTGCAGCGTTACGAGCTTCTCTACGAGGCGGCTTTGGTCGAAGAAGCTCTGCGTGGGCCGAGCCGGATAACAGCTTCGCCCCTGCCCGGGATATCCATGACCGCAGACCATCGCCGGATCCTGGCGACGGGGATCGCGCGGTTGCGCTCCAAGATCAAATACCGGCCTGTCGTGTTCGAGCTGCTGCCGCCCGTCTTCACCCTACTGCAACTGCAACGTACCGTGGAGGCGCTGTCCGGAAGGCTCGTCCATAAGCCGAACTTCCGTCGTCTCATCGAACAGCAGGAACTTGTCGAGGAGACGGGAGCGACAACAGCCGACACTGTCGGCCGGCCGGCGAAGCTCTTCCGCTTCCGCCACGCCGTTCTCGATGAGCGGGTTGTCGCAGGGACGAAATTGCCATTATCGCGCGCTTGA
- the ggt gene encoding gamma-glutamyltransferase, which produces MRDFQLPGRSPVRTTGAMAATSHPLSTQAAVEMLRAGGNAVDAAVCASAVQAVVEPQSTGIGGDCFVLYCPGGLDEVIALNGSGRAPAAASIDRFRSMGMAEVPTHGPHSVSIPGAIDAWDRLIRDRGRKTLADVLAPAIHYAEKGYVVHDRVAFDWQAAKVLLEQDEHSAAIFLRNGRALEAGDIHVQPALAATLQRVAERGRKGFYEGPVAEAMVARLQELGGLHSLADFAATSCDYVSSVSVDYRGYRVHQMPPNNQGLTALLMLNIVAQDDLSSVDPNDARRFHLELEAARLAYRERDNRLGDLDPSSPVIESLLSKGHAARLRQKICMNRAMTDLPEVKLRRSDTVYISVVDEDRNAISFINSTYDSFGSGITCPSTGIVLQNRASSFRMDPNHTNALAPGKRPMHTIMPGMLTRNGRAVMPFGVMGGDFQPMGHVHFLTNILDFGMDVQAALDSPRLFHTQGSIKAERGLSDATARELQALGHKVEEAPEPFGGGQAVWIDWEMGTLTGASDHRKDGMASGY; this is translated from the coding sequence ATGCGTGACTTCCAGCTACCCGGGCGTTCACCCGTTCGAACGACCGGCGCAATGGCCGCGACGTCCCACCCTCTCTCCACGCAGGCAGCTGTCGAAATGTTGCGCGCAGGTGGCAACGCCGTGGATGCGGCCGTTTGCGCAAGCGCCGTGCAAGCGGTCGTCGAGCCCCAATCGACCGGGATCGGTGGCGATTGCTTCGTGCTGTATTGCCCAGGTGGTTTGGACGAGGTGATAGCGCTTAATGGCTCCGGGCGAGCTCCGGCCGCGGCTTCCATCGATCGCTTTCGGTCCATGGGAATGGCGGAAGTCCCGACCCATGGACCCCATTCCGTCTCGATTCCGGGCGCAATCGACGCCTGGGACCGGCTGATCCGGGATCGTGGCAGAAAGACGCTGGCCGATGTGCTCGCTCCCGCCATTCACTATGCCGAGAAGGGCTATGTGGTGCACGACCGCGTGGCCTTCGACTGGCAGGCGGCCAAGGTCCTGCTGGAGCAGGACGAGCATTCAGCTGCAATCTTCCTGCGCAACGGCCGGGCACTCGAGGCAGGCGACATACACGTCCAGCCGGCATTGGCTGCCACCCTGCAGCGCGTGGCCGAACGGGGCCGGAAGGGCTTTTACGAAGGACCGGTGGCGGAGGCCATGGTCGCACGGTTGCAGGAACTGGGCGGCCTGCATTCCCTTGCTGACTTCGCCGCGACCAGCTGCGACTACGTCAGTTCTGTTTCTGTCGATTACCGCGGCTATCGCGTGCACCAGATGCCGCCGAACAATCAAGGCCTGACCGCGCTCCTGATGCTGAACATCGTTGCCCAGGACGATTTGTCATCAGTCGACCCGAACGATGCACGGCGTTTCCATTTGGAGCTGGAGGCGGCGCGGCTTGCCTATCGCGAGCGGGACAACCGCCTGGGCGACCTTGATCCCTCAAGCCCGGTGATCGAATCCCTTCTGTCGAAGGGCCATGCCGCCCGCCTGCGCCAGAAAATCTGCATGAACCGCGCAATGACCGATCTTCCCGAAGTCAAACTCAGGCGGTCGGACACTGTCTATATTTCGGTGGTGGACGAGGATCGCAACGCCATCAGCTTCATCAATTCGACCTATGATTCCTTCGGCAGCGGAATTACCTGCCCCTCGACCGGCATCGTCCTGCAAAATCGGGCTTCGAGCTTCCGCATGGATCCGAACCATACCAATGCGCTGGCACCCGGCAAGCGGCCGATGCACACGATCATGCCCGGTATGCTCACCAGGAATGGCCGTGCCGTCATGCCCTTCGGCGTGATGGGCGGCGATTTCCAGCCGATGGGTCATGTTCACTTTCTGACCAACATCCTGGATTTCGGCATGGATGTGCAGGCCGCGCTCGATAGTCCCCGCCTCTTCCATACGCAGGGGAGTATCAAGGCGGAAAGAGGCCTTTCCGACGCCACCGCAAGGGAATTGCAGGCGCTTGGACACAAGGTGGAGGAAGCACCGGAACCTTTCGGAGGCGGACAGGCCGTTTGGATCGACTGGGAAATGGGTACGCTGACGGGAGCCTCGGATCATCGCAAGGATGGAATGGCTTCAGGCTACTAG
- a CDS encoding extracellular solute-binding protein, whose translation MRSILTTLTTAMLLAVASSAALAEEELSLYNWGNYTSPELLEKFKKETGIKVTVTDYDSNDTALSKVRAGGSGFDMVVPSANFVPIWIKEGLLLESRPDQMPNFKNVDERWVNVSWDPGRHYSVPWQWGMTGPVVATSFCKGDINTSAIWLDPPQELKGKINVVPEKNDVLYAAIRYMGGTWCTEDKTLLKKVRDKLLEAKKSWVSMDYGIEKMDSRDTLAQLYYNGAAFRARQVNADVKLGFPKEGYSLFMDSVAILADAPHPENAKKFLNFIMAPENAALISNFATYANGIKGSSQFMRDNIKAAPELNIPAEYVAAGGWQEVCPAEVDELYTRIWTDLMK comes from the coding sequence ATGCGATCCATATTGACGACGCTGACAACGGCGATGCTGCTCGCGGTAGCAAGTTCAGCGGCCCTCGCAGAGGAAGAACTGAGCCTCTATAACTGGGGCAATTACACCAGCCCGGAACTTCTGGAAAAATTCAAGAAGGAAACCGGCATCAAGGTCACAGTGACGGACTACGACTCCAACGACACCGCGCTGTCCAAGGTTAGGGCGGGCGGCTCGGGTTTTGACATGGTGGTTCCGTCGGCCAATTTCGTGCCGATCTGGATCAAGGAGGGCCTTCTCCTTGAATCCCGGCCCGACCAGATGCCGAATTTCAAGAATGTCGACGAACGCTGGGTGAATGTCAGCTGGGATCCGGGCCGTCATTACTCTGTGCCGTGGCAGTGGGGCATGACTGGGCCGGTCGTTGCCACTTCCTTTTGCAAGGGTGACATCAACACCAGCGCAATCTGGCTCGATCCGCCGCAGGAACTGAAGGGCAAGATCAATGTCGTGCCCGAGAAGAACGATGTTCTCTATGCCGCCATCCGGTACATGGGCGGCACTTGGTGCACCGAAGACAAGACACTCCTGAAGAAGGTTCGAGACAAGCTGCTCGAAGCCAAGAAGTCCTGGGTCTCGATGGATTACGGCATCGAAAAGATGGACAGCCGCGATACGCTGGCCCAGCTTTACTACAATGGCGCGGCATTCCGGGCGCGGCAGGTCAATGCAGACGTAAAGCTCGGCTTCCCCAAGGAAGGCTATTCGCTGTTTATGGACAGTGTAGCAATCCTCGCCGACGCGCCGCATCCGGAAAACGCCAAGAAGTTCCTGAACTTCATCATGGCGCCCGAAAACGCGGCCCTGATTTCGAACTTCGCGACCTATGCCAACGGCATCAAGGGCTCGAGCCAATTCATGCGTGACAACATCAAGGCCGCGCCTGAGCTGAACATTCCAGCGGAGTATGTTGCCGCCGGCGGCTGGCAGGAAGTCTGCCCCGCCGAGGTGGACGAACTCTATACCCGCATCTGGACCGACCTGATGAAGTGA
- a CDS encoding ABC transporter permease: MAASQHAFDLKAQPGFGIIARSAIVALYLPIVILVVFAFNATSSLGVWGGFSFDWFVKAWHNDLIISAALFSLFLATVAGVLATVMATMAAIAMTRTDAYRGHLISYALINQPLIVPEIVTAISLLIVFAAVKSATGYSGTGYLILAHTAFCIPFAYLPIRARLEGMDLTLETAAADLYADPWKTFLHVTLPRLAPGIIAGFMLAFVISLDDVVITDLVKSGGQETLPTYMLGQIRRDMTPEVNAAATMLLVPSILLVTAVHLINRKK, encoded by the coding sequence ATGGCCGCTAGTCAGCACGCCTTCGATCTGAAGGCGCAGCCAGGCTTCGGCATTATTGCGCGATCGGCGATCGTCGCTCTCTATTTGCCGATCGTCATCCTCGTCGTGTTCGCCTTCAACGCGACCTCCTCGCTCGGTGTCTGGGGCGGCTTCTCGTTCGATTGGTTCGTCAAGGCTTGGCACAACGACCTGATCATCAGTGCAGCCCTCTTCTCTTTGTTTCTTGCGACCGTGGCCGGCGTCCTGGCGACGGTCATGGCCACGATGGCTGCCATCGCCATGACCCGAACCGACGCCTATCGCGGGCACCTGATCTCCTATGCCCTGATCAACCAGCCTCTGATTGTTCCTGAAATCGTAACGGCCATTTCGCTTCTGATCGTGTTCGCCGCGGTCAAGTCGGCAACCGGCTACTCTGGAACCGGCTATCTGATCTTGGCGCACACGGCGTTCTGCATCCCGTTTGCCTATCTGCCGATCCGCGCCCGGCTGGAAGGCATGGATCTGACTCTCGAAACTGCGGCGGCCGATCTCTATGCGGACCCGTGGAAGACCTTCCTGCATGTGACACTTCCGAGACTGGCGCCCGGGATCATAGCGGGTTTCATGCTGGCCTTCGTTATTTCCCTGGATGATGTCGTCATCACCGACCTTGTGAAGTCCGGCGGACAGGAAACCTTGCCGACTTACATGCTGGGTCAGATCCGTCGTGACATGACCCCCGAAGTCAATGCTGCCGCCACCATGCTCTTGGTGCCCTCGATCCTTCTGGTGACGGCCGTGCATCTGATCAACCGCAAAAAATAA
- a CDS encoding ABC transporter permease, whose protein sequence is MSSMTEMAATRRTAESRRRWLLKAPALVTIVIASVGPLAVMLVYSVMAKGAFGGVALGQFSLDGWMNVFVERDPFDDTLVLADANLIIFWRSIKLALVTTLATLLVGFPTAYYIATRAEQVRSQWMLLITIPFWTNLLIRTFAIMGILSNQGPINNILIWAGLIDKPMQMLFTDGAVLLGLVYVYLPLMVLPIYASLERMDFNLVEAGYDLYATRSKVLWHIVIPSCKPGLIAGSILVFIPAIGAYVTPRVLGGGKNMMMGNLIELQFGQGRNWPLGAALSICLLLIVTVALIIYIRGSSGKENAHGR, encoded by the coding sequence ATGTCCAGCATGACTGAGATGGCGGCCACACGCCGAACCGCCGAAAGCCGGCGCCGCTGGTTGCTCAAGGCACCGGCCCTCGTGACCATCGTGATCGCCTCTGTAGGCCCGCTTGCAGTGATGCTTGTCTATTCGGTGATGGCAAAGGGCGCCTTCGGCGGGGTCGCGCTCGGTCAGTTCAGTCTCGATGGCTGGATGAACGTCTTTGTGGAGCGGGATCCCTTTGACGACACGCTCGTATTGGCCGATGCCAATCTCATCATCTTCTGGCGTTCCATCAAACTGGCGCTGGTAACGACGCTAGCCACGCTGCTCGTCGGCTTCCCGACCGCCTATTACATCGCGACCCGGGCCGAGCAGGTCCGGTCGCAATGGATGCTGCTGATCACGATCCCCTTTTGGACAAATCTTCTGATCCGCACCTTCGCGATCATGGGCATCCTGTCCAATCAGGGGCCGATCAACAATATCCTCATTTGGGCCGGGTTGATCGACAAGCCCATGCAGATGCTGTTCACGGACGGGGCGGTTCTCCTGGGACTCGTCTACGTCTACCTGCCACTCATGGTGCTGCCGATCTATGCGAGCCTCGAGCGGATGGATTTCAACCTTGTAGAGGCAGGATACGATCTTTATGCGACGCGCTCAAAGGTGCTTTGGCATATCGTCATCCCCTCCTGCAAGCCGGGCCTGATCGCCGGATCGATCCTCGTCTTCATCCCCGCAATTGGTGCCTATGTGACGCCACGGGTCTTGGGCGGGGGGAAGAACATGATGATGGGCAACCTGATCGAACTGCAGTTCGGTCAGGGTCGAAACTGGCCCCTCGGCGCAGCACTGTCCATCTGCCTCCTGCTGATCGTGACAGTAGCGCTCATCATCTACATCCGCGGAAGTTCGGGTAAGGAGAATGCGCATGGCCGCTAG